A region of the Candidatus Methylomirabilis oxygeniifera genome:
GTCAATATCAATGCTGCTCAGAACAACCCTTGGCAGAATGATGTGACCTACCGTGGTTTTCTCGCCTCGCCCCTGACCGGCAGCCCCATCGGGCTGTCCGTGTATCTGGACGGCATGCGCTTCAACGACGGATTCGGGGAAACGATGAACTGGGACCTGACTCCCCAGTCCGCCATCGCGGAAATCGACGTGATTCCCGGTTCCAACCCTGTCTTCGGTTTGAATACTCTCGGTGGCGCGCTTAACATCCGCACCAAGCGCGGCTTCGATTTGCAGGGTACGGAAGTCGAAGCGTCTGGAGGATCCTTCGGACGCTGGGCTGTGGAGGCGGAGCACGGCGCTGTGCACGGTCCGTTTGACTTGTATCTGACATTCAACACCCTGGACGAAAGCGGCTGGCGCGAGCACTCGCCGAGTGAGTTGCGACAATTATTCAGTAGAATCGGGTGGAAAACGGAGCGCACTGACCTCAACCTCAACTACATCTGGGCCGACAACGATCTCATCGGCAACGGCTTCGTCCCGGAGAGTACACTGGCGAGAGACCGTGATGCCGTCCATACCTTCCCTGATCGGACCGGGAATCGTATGCACCTGCTCAACCTGCGCGGGAGTCGTCGGATCACGGATGCCCTGCTGCTCTCTGGGAACGGGTTCTATCGCTACTACAAGCGTAAGACCCTGAATGGGGATGCCGAGGTCGGCTGTGTGGATGACGCCACCGGGGCGGGGGTCGTCGACGCCGGCGGCCGTCCGCTGCACCTTGGGCTGTGCGAGGGTTCGGCCGTCGGATTCTTTGATGAGGATGGCAATCCGCTGGCCGGAGCACTGGAGCGCGAAGCCGAGGGTGAGGACCGGACGACGAGAACCCGCACCCATGACTTTGGCGGAACGTTCCAACTCTCGCATAGCGGCGCCATCATGGGCCGTACCAACCGGCTGACGGTTGGATTTGCCTTCGATCGCCACCAAAGCCATTATAACCAGCGCGAGGCCGAATCCGAGCTGGTGCCGGACGGCAACAGTGTGGGCACGGAACGCGAGGGACCCTTCGAGACGGAGGTCAACGTCGGCACCCGGCAGGATAATGCCGGTTTCTATATTACCAACACCTTCGATCTCGCCGAGCGTCTGGCGCTGACGTTGTCCGGGCGGTATCAGCATGTGGACATCAACATACGCGACCGGTCTGGCGAGAACGACGATCTTAACGGCCACCATACATTCGAGCGCTTCAGTCCTGCCGTAGGATTGACGTTTCAAGCGCTGAAGAACGCCACGCTCTTCTTCTCCTATAGCGAGGGCTTTCGCGCCCCCACTCCGGCGGAACTGACGTGCGCCGATGAGAACGATCCGTGCAATCTGCCGAATGCGTTTGTCGCCGATCCGCCGCTCAACAAGGTCGTCGCCCGCACGTACGAGTTCGGCGCGCGCGGCCGTCTGCCGATCGGAAATGGGGTGCGGTGGAACGCCGGCTTCTTCCGCACCGACTTAAGCAACGACATCCTGTTTACCGTCGTTGAAACCGGCGGGGCCGGCTTTTTCCAGAATGTTGACGCGACGCGCCGCCAGGGCGTCGAGGTCGGTGTACAGGGTCGGTGGAAGCGATTGAAATACTTTGGAAACTACGCGTACGTTGATGCCACCTACCAGTCCGACGTGACGCTTGCGAGCGTGACGGACCCCGGCGGCGTGCGGGTCAAGGATGGCGATGTGATTCCCGGCATCCCAAAGCACAATGCCAAGGTTGGGGCAGAGTATGCCCTGCTGGACAATCTCTGGATCGGCGGCAACGTGATCGCCGTGTCCGGCAACTATCTCCGCGGCGACGACGGCAACAACCAAAGCAAGACGGATGCCTACGCGATACTGAATCTTCACGCCCGCTACGTGCCGATCAAGAACCTGGAGATCTGGACGCGCATCGACAACGTGACCGATACCGACTACGAGACGGCAGGCACGCTCAATTTTAATGCCTTCGGCAGCCCCATCGCCGTTGAGCGATTCGTCGCCCCGGGATCGCCCGTTGCCGGCTGGGTCGGTGTCAAGTTACGCTTCTGACGCCTGACATTCCATCGATCGCGGATGGGGTCCTGCCGCGTGCTGCGGAACTCGTGGATAGTTCGAATCGCCGTTCTCCTCCGGTCCAAGGCTTCCCTGCGTAGAACGGCGATGTTGTATGGTGCGCTCAGACAGGTCCTCGCACACTCCAGGACCCCATCCGCGATCGAGCAATGACGATACTTGGGGGCTTATAGCAATTCGTCAATCCCACCCAGCCGATCAATGTTCCGGTCGGTGCCGGTTACCGATTCTAAGATTACTGAGGCATGCTTAAGGAAAAAACTCTTCTCTTGTTTTGGGCGTATCCGTTATAATTAGTGCATGACTCCAAAGGATGCCTTTACGCTTGGACGTCAAGGAGGCCATGCCGAGGTCGACCGGGTCCACGATGAGGTCCATTCTGTCATGACATTGCGGGTTGGATCGCAGGCCGGACCGCGTTCGCTGGGCCGATTTCTTCTAAGCTCTACCGGTTTTCACCTGATCTTCGCTTGGATTATCATCAGCGTTGGACTGCCCAAGGTCCCATCGGCTCCGAAGCCTCTTGTTGTCACCATTATTGGAAGTGACAGCGCTGAGGCGCCTGCCGCGTCGGGACGACCTGATCGCACCCACACTCGACAGCCGGCCGCGCCGGGGCCGGCGACGCAAGCCGTCAATTCGAAAGTGACAGCCCAACCTCGCGTCTCACCACCGTCGCCTGATCTCACGGCTCAGGCGACGGAATCAACGGCGTCGGATGATCGGGTTGCCGAGCCTAAGGCTGTCGGCGTGTCTGCCGGTGGATCACATGCGGCGAGCATGGGCGCAGCAACGGCTTTAGCGATGGGTGGCGCGTCGAAGGGACCTGTTCTGCTCGGGTCTGACGGAGATGGCGAAGTCGGCTCAGGCCCGGCCGGTCGAGGCGGAGCGGGCCGCCTTGATACGGCGTTGATTGCACCGTCGACACCATCGGTCACGGTCGGCTCCGCTCAGGGCGCGGGAGGGGGCGGAACGGGCTGGTCAAGCAATGGAGGCGCCGGAGGGCGGTCATCTGCGCCGAACTACGGAATCAATCCGCTTCCCAAGTACCCTCTCTTGGCCCGGGAAAAAGGGTACGAAGGAACGGTCTACCTGCGGGTTCTGGTCCGCGCGGATGGTCGTGTAGAGCGGCTGGCTGTCGATCGATCCTCCGGATATGAGATCCTGGACCGAGCGGCGGTAGACTCGGTCAAAGAGTGGGCGTTCTTTCCTGCCAAAAAGGGTGGGAAGTCGGTACAAAGCTGGGTGTTGCTACCGGTAAAGTTTGCGCTTAACTGAGGCGGGAAGCCATCAGCCTTCAGCGGTCAGCTCTTTTGATCTGGCCCCTGCTTTGTCTAAGACTGACTGCTGATTACTTTTTTCTGAGGTAGAGTGTGACCGCTTTTTCGCAGACCTCGAGATCGCTCTCCACAATTGTAGTCCTTCTTTTCATCGTCTCTTTGCTCAACCTATTCGTTTCTCCTGCATGGGGGGGTAAGCCGGTCAGTAAGCCGTTCTATGACGAAAACGGACAGGTTATCCGGGAAGAGGTCGATAGCACCGGTTCAGGGCGGATCGATACATGGGTCACCTATCAGGATGGCGTCCCGATTCTGCAGGCCCTGGACACGAATAAGGACAGTAAACCTGATACCTGGCACCACCTGTCTGCAGATCGTCGGGTAGAGAGGACGGAAAAAGACGGCGACGGCGATGGCAAGTCCGATATCTGGATTAGATACCACCAGGGAAGTCCTATCAAGGCGGAACAGGATCTGAATATTGATGGGCGAGCCGATCGGTTCATCTTCTACGAAAAGGGGAAGGCGGTCCGGGCTGAGGAATCGCTGAAACGTAATGGAAAGATCACCCTGTGGTCGTTTTATGACGATGCCGGCGTGCTCGTCCGGGATGAGGAGGACGCAAAAGGAGTCGGTCGGCCGACGCTTTTTTCGTATTATCAGGAGGGGAAGCTCTCGAGGCGCGAAGAGGACACGAAAGGATCAGGACGGATCGACCGCTGGTCGTATTACGATAAGGATGAGCGTCTGATGAAGCGTGAGGCCGCTCGAAAAGGATCGGGACGGCCGGACACGTGGGCCTACTATGAGAACGGACAGATCGTCAAGCAAGAGGAAGATACGCTGGGCCAAGGTCGGCCGAACGTCGCCTACTTCTTCCAGGCAGGCGCTCTGTTCCGGCGAGAAGAGGATACGCAGGGGACCGGCCGCCCGGACCTGATCGACTGGTACGAGAACGACAAGCCGGTCAAACGGCAGCAGGATACCAGACGGCAGGGGAAGATAGATCTGGTGACCCACCTTCTGAATGGAGCTATCCAACGACAAGAGGTTGATACCAAATACGAGGGACGGTACGACCTGGTTCGCTTCTTTGAGAATGGGCGCCTTGCCAGAGAAGAGTACGACACCAACGCAGACGGCCGGTCGGACGTCTGGGTTGCCTACAATGAGGCCGGCGAAAAGGTATTTCAGGAAGAGGATACCGATTACACCGGCCGAGCTCAAGTGCGGTTTCGTTTTACCGGGGGAAAAGTTGTGAAGAAGGAAGTGGTACGCGAAGAGCGAGCGGACGGCCCACCGCGCCTGCTGATACCCAAGATCCCATAATGCTCCGCTTCACAAAACAGCGCGCATTCGATGGAAAAATTGCTTGACAGGTCGCGAGCGAGTAAGCTATATCTCCACCGCATTAAACGGCGTCTCTACGCGGGTCGACTCACCGGAGCGCGAGAGACGCGCATGGCCTCTCCCAGTTACTCGTGAGTTGGCGCCGATTGCGTTTAAGGGTATGAAGGGTTCCACTCATTGTGTCACGAATACAAAAATGGGAAGAGTCGCCCCTTCCTGTGGCTCGCGCGGGTTGGCCGCTTTTTCTCTTGCTGTCGCTCTTTGCATTCCTCTGATTGCTTCTCAAGCCCGCGCTCTGGAACCGGCCTTTGGCCAAGCCGCTGAGGAGGCCGCCGCTAAGCTGGCCGAAGCCTTCCCGACCGTTCAAGGATCGGTGACCGGAGTCGAGAGGGATCGGATCCTGATCGACTTGGGCGCCAAACAGGTGTATCAGGGGATGGAATTACAGGTCTACCGAGAAGGAGATGAGGTTAAACATCCGGTGACCGGCGAAGTTCTTGGAAGGCGAGATAAAAGGCTGGGTCTCCTCAGGGTCGTTGAGGTGAAAGAGAGGTTCTCGGAGGCCGCCATTGTCTCCAGAGAGGAAGGGGCCACCATGAGGGCCAAGGACCTAGTTCGGGTCAGTTCGGACCGGCTGGTGGTTGGCCTCCCTCTTATCGATGCCGGCGGAGTGAAGGAAGCGAATGTCCATTCGGTCACGAAAGATCTGGCTATTGCGCTAGCCAAGACGGGCCACTTTATGGTGATTGAGGATCCTCTCCTTAAGGCAGCCCTGACCGGGGAGCATACGTCGCGCATGGAATCGCTTGGCGATCCTTCAACGCTAAAGCTACTGTCAGAGAAGACGCACGTTCAGTTTCTCATCCTCGGTAAACTCAGCCCTGGCTCCCAGGGATTGTTTTTAAACATGCAGGTGATATCGGT
Encoded here:
- a CDS encoding exported protein of unknown function (Evidence 5 : No homology to any previously reported sequences); the protein is MTAFSQTSRSLSTIVVLLFIVSLLNLFVSPAWGGKPVSKPFYDENGQVIREEVDSTGSGRIDTWVTYQDGVPILQALDTNKDSKPDTWHHLSADRRVERTEKDGDGDGKSDIWIRYHQGSPIKAEQDLNIDGRADRFIFYEKGKAVRAEESLKRNGKITLWSFYDDAGVLVRDEEDAKGVGRPTLFSYYQEGKLSRREEDTKGSGRIDRWSYYDKDERLMKREAARKGSGRPDTWAYYENGQIVKQEEDTLGQGRPNVAYFFQAGALFRREEDTQGTGRPDLIDWYENDKPVKRQQDTRRQGKIDLVTHLLNGAIQRQEVDTKYEGRYDLVRFFENGRLAREEYDTNADGRSDVWVAYNEAGEKVFQEEDTDYTGRAQVRFRFTGGKVVKKEVVREERADGPPRLLIPKIP
- a CDS encoding putative TonB-like protein (Evidence 3 : Function proposed based on presence of conserved amino acid motif, structural feature or limited homology; Product type prc : putative receptor); the protein is MTPKDAFTLGRQGGHAEVDRVHDEVHSVMTLRVGSQAGPRSLGRFLLSSTGFHLIFAWIIISVGLPKVPSAPKPLVVTIIGSDSAEAPAASGRPDRTHTRQPAAPGPATQAVNSKVTAQPRVSPPSPDLTAQATESTASDDRVAEPKAVGVSAGGSHAASMGAATALAMGGASKGPVLLGSDGDGEVGSGPAGRGGAGRLDTALIAPSTPSVTVGSAQGAGGGGTGWSSNGGAGGRSSAPNYGINPLPKYPLLAREKGYEGTVYLRVLVRADGRVERLAVDRSSGYEILDRAAVDSVKEWAFFPAKKGGKSVQSWVLLPVKFALN
- a CDS encoding putative TonB-dependent receptor (Evidence 3 : Function proposed based on presence of conserved amino acid motif, structural feature or limited homology; Product type prc : putative receptor), whose translation is MRVRVLWYVAIGLIWLVAGMMPRAWAETDQSEPGESPLKAFELPAVEVIEHTPLSALGIPIGKYPGNVQEITSEEIESQNPLDISEMFYRNLSSVNINAAQNNPWQNDVTYRGFLASPLTGSPIGLSVYLDGMRFNDGFGETMNWDLTPQSAIAEIDVIPGSNPVFGLNTLGGALNIRTKRGFDLQGTEVEASGGSFGRWAVEAEHGAVHGPFDLYLTFNTLDESGWREHSPSELRQLFSRIGWKTERTDLNLNYIWADNDLIGNGFVPESTLARDRDAVHTFPDRTGNRMHLLNLRGSRRITDALLLSGNGFYRYYKRKTLNGDAEVGCVDDATGAGVVDAGGRPLHLGLCEGSAVGFFDEDGNPLAGALEREAEGEDRTTRTRTHDFGGTFQLSHSGAIMGRTNRLTVGFAFDRHQSHYNQREAESELVPDGNSVGTEREGPFETEVNVGTRQDNAGFYITNTFDLAERLALTLSGRYQHVDINIRDRSGENDDLNGHHTFERFSPAVGLTFQALKNATLFFSYSEGFRAPTPAELTCADENDPCNLPNAFVADPPLNKVVARTYEFGARGRLPIGNGVRWNAGFFRTDLSNDILFTVVETGGAGFFQNVDATRRQGVEVGVQGRWKRLKYFGNYAYVDATYQSDVTLASVTDPGGVRVKDGDVIPGIPKHNAKVGAEYALLDNLWIGGNVIAVSGNYLRGDDGNNQSKTDAYAILNLHARYVPIKNLEIWTRIDNVTDTDYETAGTLNFNAFGSPIAVERFVAPGSPVAGWVGVKLRF
- a CDS encoding protein of unknown function (Evidence 5 : No homology to any previously reported sequences); the encoded protein is MLDRGWGPGVCEDLSERTIQHRRSTQGSLGPEENGDSNYPRVPQHAAGPHPRSMECQASEA